A region of the Paenibacillus sp. J23TS9 genome:
TGAAAGATTTCGGAGGTTGATTATGATGCAAAAAGTTGATATCAAAGAAAAAGCACGCACACGCGATTTGCGGGTGCTGAAAAAATGGAATGAGGAAGATACCTTCCGCAAATCCATGGAAAACCGGGAAGGCAAGCCGAACTATGTGTTCTATGAAGGACCTCCAACAGCCAACGGTGCACCACATATCGGTCACGTTCTAGGCCGCGTAATCAAGGATTTTATCGGCCGCTACCAAACGATGAAAGGTTACCGTGTTGTCCGCAAAGCGGGATGGGATACGCATGGACTGCCTGTTGAGCTTGGCGTGGAAAAGCAGCTCGGCATTTCCGGTAAGCAGGAAATCGAGAAATATGGTGTGGAAGAATTCATCAAAAAATGTAAAGCCAGCGTTTTTGAATATGAAAAGCAATGGAGAGAGCTGACAGAAGCCATCGGCTACTGGACCGATCTGGATCATCCATACATCACTCTCGAGAACAACTACATCGAAAGTGTATGGAATATCCTTGCAACGATCCATGACAAAGGGTTGCTCTATCGCGGTCACCGTGTAAGCCCCTACTGCCCTTGCTGTCAAACTACACTCAGCTCCCATGAAGTGGCGCAGGGTTATGAAGATGTAAAGGACCTCAGTGCAACAGCCAAATTCAAGCTGCATGACAGCGGCGATTATGTGCTGGCCTGGACGACAACACCTTGGACGCTGCCAGCCCATGTGGCATTGGCCATGAATCCGGATATGGACTATGCGCGTGTGCAGCAGGAGGGCGAAGTGTACATCGTTGCCAAAAACCTGGTTGAAGACGTCATGAAAGGTGAATATCAAGTCTTGTCCACGCACAAGGGCTCCGAATTCATCGGTAAGACCTATACACCGCCATTCACGTACACCAAGCCGGAAAAAGGCAACCTGATCGTGGGTGCTTCCTTTGTAACGGATTCCAGCGGTACGGGTATCGTACACATGGCTCCTGCTCATGGTGAAGATGACTATAAAACCTGCCGTGAAAATGGCATCAGCTTTATCAGCGTAGTTAACGCCCAAGGCCGTTACACGGATGAGATTACGGATCTGGCCGGCCGTTTCGTGAAGGACTGCGACCTGGATATCGTGAAGATGTTGTCCGAAAAAGGTCTGCTGTACAGCAAGGAAAAATATGAGCACAGTTATCCATTCTGCTGGCGCTGCAAATCTCCGCTGCTGTATTACGCGATGGAGAGCTGGTTCATTGAAACCACTGCCGTGAAGGATCAATTGATCGCTAATAATAACGGCGTGAAATGGTTCCCGGGACATATCCGTGAAGGACGCTTCGGCAAATTCCTCGAGGATTTGGTGGATTGGAACATCAGCCGTAACCGTTACTGGGGCACTCCGCTGAACGTATGGGTTTGTGATTCCTGTAATGAACAATACGCTCCGCACAGCTTCGCGGATTTGAGAGAACGTGCAACATCTCCGCTTTCGGATGATTTTGAACTGCATAAACCATATGTTGATGAGGTTAAGGTTCACTGTCCGCACTGTGAAGGCGGGGTGATGGAACGTACCTCTGAAGTAATCGACGTTTGGTTCGACAGCGGCTCGATGCCATTTGCACAGCATCACTATCCGTTTGAAAATGTGGAGAATTTCGAGGATCAATTCCCAGCGGATATGATCTGCGAAGGTATCGACCAAACCCGCGGCTGGTTCTACAGCTTGCTGGCGGTTTCCACGCTTTTCAAAGGCGTTGCACCATACAAAGCCGTTATCGCTACCGGGCATATCCTGGATGAGAACGGTCAAAAAATGTCCAAATCCAAAGGCAATGTTATCGATCCGTGGGAGATCATCAACGAATTCGGAACGGATGCATTCCGCTGGGCTCTGCTTGCTGATAGTGCGCCATGGAACAGCAAACGCTTCTCTAAAGGCATTGTAGCCGAGGCGAAATCCAAAGTAGTGGATACGCTGGTAAACACACATTCTTTCCTGACGTTGTATGCGAACATCGATGGATACGATCCTTCCGAGCATCCATACAAACCGTCTGAAAATAAATTGGATCGCTGGATTATGTCCCGTCTCAACAGCCTGATCCAATTGGTCGACAAAGGACTTGCGGTTAATGATTTCCTGAATTCCGCAAAAGCCATCGAAGGCTTTATTGATGAGCTAAGCAACTGGTATATCCGTCGTTCCCGTGACCGTTTCTGGGGCAGCGGCCTTACCGAAGATAAACTCGCAGCTTATGGAACACTTACCCATGTGCTGCTCACACTTGCGAAAATGATGGCGCCATATACACCGTTCTTGTCTGAAGATATTTACACCAACCTCGGCGGAAAAGGCAGTGTGCATTTGGCAGATTTCCCGCAGGCGGATGAGGCTCTGATCAACAAGTCGCTTGAAGCAGATATGGAAGCAGCCCGTCAAATCGTAGAGCTTGCAAGAAATGTTCGTAATGAAACTGGCATCAAAACGCGTCAGCCATTATCAGAGCTGATCATCTCGATGGATCGTGAATTTGATGTGGTGGGTTACCAGGAGATCATCAAGGAAGAGATCAACGTGAAGGATATCGTGGTGGAAACCAGTGATAGCGGCTTTGTAGATTTCACCTTGAAGATGAACTTGAAAGTAGCCGGTAAGAAATACGGTAAAAATATTGGCTTCCTCCAAGGATTCCTCAAGGGCCTGTCTCCGGATGAAACGAGAGCGGCTGTACAATCCGGAACCATTAACATCACTTCTCCAGAAGGGGAAGAGCTTCAAGTGACTGCAGAGGAGCTGCTCGTAGAGAAGCATGCGAAGAGCGGATTTGCTTCAGCTTCAGGTTACGGTATCACGGTAGCGCTGAATACAGAGATCACAGCTGAACTCGAACAGGAAGGCTGGGTCAGGGAAGTGGTTCGTGCCGTTCAGGATTACCGTAAAAAGCTGGATCTGCCGATCGAAAAGCGTATTACATTGGTTCTGGATGCAGACGAGGACCTGACTCAGGCTATTCAGGCTTATGACCACGTCCTTCGTGAAAATGTACTGGTCAAGGATGTTATTTTCGGTAAGGAAGCTGCAATGGAAACCGTTGATTTAGCGGGTAAAACGCTCGGCGTACACATTGCGGAATAAAGCTTGTTTTCCGTAATCAGGAATTTGAAATACCTTATTTGAATGAGTGCCGCATTTTGGGCGAATAATAGCAGTAAAAAGGAATAAACGAGCCTTGAAACGCATATGAACAATCATGCGTCACTCGGCTCGTTTGTTTTTCTTTTGAAATGCGGTTACGAATTCAAAAGGGGAAAAGATATGGTACATGAACCTAAAAAAGGTGAACCTGCGACAGATGAAGAAAAGCTGAGCCGAATATATAAGCTAACGGCCAGCATAGCTGACCAAATGGAAAAATCCCGTATTGCTGACTATACCCAGCTTCTTCATAAGCCCTGGCGGTTAATATGGTTGAATCTGCTGTCCGGAACCGCTCGAGGTGTCGGGATTGCGATCGGATTCACTTTTTTCGCTGCCACCATTATTTACGTTTTACAGGTGCTAGGTGCGCTTAACCTGCCGATCATCGGAGACTATATTGCTGATATTGTACGTATTGTACAGCGCCAGCTGGAGCTGAATACATACTGAAATTAAAACTCCTCTTCGTCCTCTTCTTCTTCAGCGAGCTGCTGCATGTCGATGCCTTCGCCTTTATCGATATATCTGCGGTATTCCTGATTGCGGACAATATCAATGAGGTTGCCGTATATATCAGTAGCCACAAAGGCTTCCAAAGGTTCAACACATCCTTCAAGCTCTTCTGAAGCTTCGATTTCCATCTCGTTATAGCTGTGGATTTCATTCCCTTCGGCCATGGCAGGAGAATTGGATGTTCCGAAATTTTCGAGCACCTGCCATGCATCCTCGCCGTCGAAGCCATTTTGATCTTCACGCTCGTCCAAGCTCGTACGGCCAAAAGGAGGCATAAGAAATTCTTCCTCCACCGGGCGATAATCCGACACATGCTGCTTTGGCGTGTCCTCGACGCAATATTCTGTTGTCGGGACAGCTTCGAGACGGGCATAAGGAATCGGTTTACCACAGATTGGACATACACCATACGTACCCTGGTCCATTCGTTGCAGGGCGTCGCTGATTGAATCCAAATGATGATCATCATGATCCTGCAGGGAAAGGTCCACCTCACGGTTATATAGCTCTGTGGCCAAGTCTGCGGGATGGTTATCAATATGCGACAATTCGCCAGTTTCATCACGCATGGATTCATCGAGACCGTAATGGTCATTGTCCTGATCTTTGCGCTGTATCGATTGCTGCTGCTCTTCCAGCATGGAACGCAGATGTGTTAGCTGTGATGCGGTAAGATGCTGCATGGATATTAGCCCCTTTCCTTTTGCGGCGCACAATGCCGCTTAAGACAATTCCTTCAATCTTAGAATGTGCGGAACGCAAGGGTTTTAGATGAGGAAAATCTTCTCGGGGCTGGACGTTAATGGACGATTTCTGACGTGCTGTGCTACAATATACAGGTCTTTACATGAAATGAACCGTCAATCCAGATGGTCTAAATGATAAGAACGGAGTGACTTGGTGCTGTGTGGTACTACATACTCGCTTTAATTGCATTTTTAGTGGATCAAGGAACGAAATTTATGATTGCCAAACAACTGGTGATCGGTGAAGAAATACCTGTTATAGGTAACTTTTTCCTGATTACCTCCAGCCGTAACAATGGTGCTGCATTCGGTATTCTTCCGAACCAAAGATGGTTTTTTATTATCGTTACCGTGTGTGTGGTCGTTGCTATTATCTGGTACATGCAAAGGGTGAGAAAATCCTCCTCGCGCAAACTGCTTCCAATTGCCCTGAGTCTCGTATTGGGAGGAGCCGTTGGCAATTTCCTCGACCGGGCTTTGAACGGGGAAGTGGTGGACTTTTTGATGTTGAATTTCGGGAGCTATACGTTTCCAATCTTCAACATTGCGGACTCCTGTATTGTGATCGGCGTCGCGCTAATTATTTTGGATTCATTGATTGATTTGAACAAAACAACACCAGAGAGCAAGAGCGAGGAAGGGAATGAAATCGTGTGAGTGAAACCGAAATCAGGGAGTGGGTGATCGACCAGGCTTATGCCAGGGATCGGATAGATAAATATATCACGGAATCCTGGGAAGATGAGATCTCCAGATCTCAGGTACAGCTGTGGATCACCTCTGGCCATGTCAAGGTAAATGGACATTCTGTTAAATCCAATTACAAGCTGGCAGAAGGGGATCATCTCGAAGTGACGGTGCCTGAACCATCCGTTGTGGAAATTGTACCGGAAGATATTAAGCTTGATGTCGCTTATGAAGACAGTGATGTTATCGTGGTAAACAAGCCAAGAGGTATGGTTGTACATCCGGCTCCCGGACATTCATCGGGAACGCTTGTTAACGCGTTGATGTATCATTGCAAGGATTTATCGGGTATCAACGGGGAGCTGCGTCCCGGTATCGTTCACCGGATTGACAAGGATACATCGGGTCTGATGATGGCTGCCAAAAATGACAAGGCGCATGCTTCACTTGCCGCCCAGCTGAAGGAGCACACTGTTACACGCCGATATGTCGCTCTTGTACACGGGAATGTGAGCCATGATCAAGGGACTGTTGATGCGCCGATTGGCCGTGATCCTCAGGACCGCAAAATGTTTACCGTTTCGGAAAGAAACAGCAAGCATGCGGTTACGCATTTTGCAGTGCTGGAGCGCTTCGGTG
Encoded here:
- the ileS gene encoding isoleucine--tRNA ligase, producing MQKVDIKEKARTRDLRVLKKWNEEDTFRKSMENREGKPNYVFYEGPPTANGAPHIGHVLGRVIKDFIGRYQTMKGYRVVRKAGWDTHGLPVELGVEKQLGISGKQEIEKYGVEEFIKKCKASVFEYEKQWRELTEAIGYWTDLDHPYITLENNYIESVWNILATIHDKGLLYRGHRVSPYCPCCQTTLSSHEVAQGYEDVKDLSATAKFKLHDSGDYVLAWTTTPWTLPAHVALAMNPDMDYARVQQEGEVYIVAKNLVEDVMKGEYQVLSTHKGSEFIGKTYTPPFTYTKPEKGNLIVGASFVTDSSGTGIVHMAPAHGEDDYKTCRENGISFISVVNAQGRYTDEITDLAGRFVKDCDLDIVKMLSEKGLLYSKEKYEHSYPFCWRCKSPLLYYAMESWFIETTAVKDQLIANNNGVKWFPGHIREGRFGKFLEDLVDWNISRNRYWGTPLNVWVCDSCNEQYAPHSFADLRERATSPLSDDFELHKPYVDEVKVHCPHCEGGVMERTSEVIDVWFDSGSMPFAQHHYPFENVENFEDQFPADMICEGIDQTRGWFYSLLAVSTLFKGVAPYKAVIATGHILDENGQKMSKSKGNVIDPWEIINEFGTDAFRWALLADSAPWNSKRFSKGIVAEAKSKVVDTLVNTHSFLTLYANIDGYDPSEHPYKPSENKLDRWIMSRLNSLIQLVDKGLAVNDFLNSAKAIEGFIDELSNWYIRRSRDRFWGSGLTEDKLAAYGTLTHVLLTLAKMMAPYTPFLSEDIYTNLGGKGSVHLADFPQADEALINKSLEADMEAARQIVELARNVRNETGIKTRQPLSELIISMDREFDVVGYQEIIKEEINVKDIVVETSDSGFVDFTLKMNLKVAGKKYGKNIGFLQGFLKGLSPDETRAAVQSGTINITSPEGEELQVTAEELLVEKHAKSGFASASGYGITVALNTEITAELEQEGWVREVVRAVQDYRKKLDLPIEKRITLVLDADEDLTQAIQAYDHVLRENVLVKDVIFGKEAAMETVDLAGKTLGVHIAE
- a CDS encoding DUF5665 domain-containing protein, coding for MVHEPKKGEPATDEEKLSRIYKLTASIADQMEKSRIADYTQLLHKPWRLIWLNLLSGTARGVGIAIGFTFFAATIIYVLQVLGALNLPIIGDYIADIVRIVQRQLELNTY
- a CDS encoding TraR/DksA C4-type zinc finger protein, which translates into the protein MQHLTASQLTHLRSMLEEQQQSIQRKDQDNDHYGLDESMRDETGELSHIDNHPADLATELYNREVDLSLQDHDDHHLDSISDALQRMDQGTYGVCPICGKPIPYARLEAVPTTEYCVEDTPKQHVSDYRPVEEEFLMPPFGRTSLDEREDQNGFDGEDAWQVLENFGTSNSPAMAEGNEIHSYNEMEIEASEELEGCVEPLEAFVATDIYGNLIDIVRNQEYRRYIDKGEGIDMQQLAEEEEDEEEF
- the lspA gene encoding signal peptidase II, coding for MWYYILALIAFLVDQGTKFMIAKQLVIGEEIPVIGNFFLITSSRNNGAAFGILPNQRWFFIIVTVCVVVAIIWYMQRVRKSSSRKLLPIALSLVLGGAVGNFLDRALNGEVVDFLMLNFGSYTFPIFNIADSCIVIGVALIILDSLIDLNKTTPESKSEEGNEIV
- a CDS encoding RluA family pseudouridine synthase, whose amino-acid sequence is MSETEIREWVIDQAYARDRIDKYITESWEDEISRSQVQLWITSGHVKVNGHSVKSNYKLAEGDHLEVTVPEPSVVEIVPEDIKLDVAYEDSDVIVVNKPRGMVVHPAPGHSSGTLVNALMYHCKDLSGINGELRPGIVHRIDKDTSGLMMAAKNDKAHASLAAQLKEHTVTRRYVALVHGNVSHDQGTVDAPIGRDPQDRKMFTVSERNSKHAVTHFAVLERFGEYTLLELQLETGRTHQIRVHMKFIGHPLVGDPVYGRSKGIKMNGQALHAKTLGFVHPSSGEYMEFTAPVPPDIEELLVNLRSR